From Anopheles darlingi chromosome 2, idAnoDarlMG_H_01, whole genome shotgun sequence, the proteins below share one genomic window:
- the LOC125952341 gene encoding mesoderm induction early response protein 1, producing the protein MPSEEEQQTSATVVAAPGSSEESTDRKSQTTTTDKEHSAELQANHPEPSSRLEPQITSQTSEPETAPIPASSDETQSSARISAAKESVRPPSEPDTNVATLACEARDKSTTEGPTAGEQETKTSDTPSEEKGNAVVEKQQSIQPPTVPVMANEEDDDEDEDEDEEAGDNEEQEERAGSREDGYSEGGRGSSSNRQQQSDTPTGGQYYEDDEEDEEDEGEEPSELRQLFEPINDSQAQSEDEEDGDYIPDEEVKKTIMVGSDFQAVIPEGLCRYDDALPYENEDKLLWNPTVLNEQEIEDFLVKITAAPGMVVGAGAGTPKGGTDPQANSVYAIPLGSHLRDDEQSLYLLQQCGHNIDEALRRRRITNNAVPAPEQQMSIWSEEECRNFENGLRVHGKDFHMIQQTKVRTRSVGELVQFYYLWKKTERHDLFASKARLEKKKYNLHPGLTDHMDRFLEEQENSTGFGDRSSSPGFNSLYSSASEAKRQRLLDSKEHTASSKRAASNL; encoded by the exons ATGCCTTCCGAAGAGGAGCAACAAACTtcggcaacggtggtggcagctcCCGGTTCCAGTGAAGAATCGACCGACAGGAAATCACAGACAACGACTACCGATAAAGAGCACTCAGCCGAACTCCAAGCGAATCATCCGGAACCATCTAGTAGGTTAGAGCCACAGATCACATCGCAAACATCGGAGCCGGAGACCGCACCGATACCGGCGTCTTCAGATGAGACACAATCATCGGCACGAATATCTGCAGCAAAGGAATCTGTCCGACCTCCCAGCGAACCCGATACGAACGTAGCAACGTTGGCTTGTGAGGCACGGGATAAATCGACAACGGAAGGACCAACGGCAGGGGaacaggaaacgaaaacatcTGATACGCCAAGtgaagagaaagggaatgCGGTCGTGGAAAAGCAGCAGTCGATACAGCCTCCGACGGTACCGGTGATGGCCAATgaagaggatgacgatgaggatgaagacgaagatgaagaagcagGTGATaatgaggagcaggaggaacgcGCTGGAAGCCGTGAGGATGGATACAGCGAGGgaggcagaggcagcagcagtaatcgGCAGCAACAATCCGACACACCGACCGGTGGACAGTAttacgaagatgatgaagaggacgaggaggacgagggcgAGGAGCCTTCGGAGTTGCGACAGCTCTTTGAACCAATCA ATGATTCACAGGCGCAGagtgaggacgaggaggacgggGACTACATACCGGATGAGGAGGTGAAAAAGACGATCATGGTTGGCAGTGACTTTCAGGCGGTGATCCCAGAAGGCTTGTGCCGATACGATGATGCGCTGCCATACGAGAACGAGGACAAGCTACTGTGGAACCCGACCGTGCTGAACGAGCAGGAAATTGAGGATTTTCTGGTCAAGATTACGGCGGCACCGGGAATGGTAGTTGGAGCCGGTGCGGGTACCCCGAAAGGTGGTACCGATCCGCAGGCAAACAGTGTGTATGCGATACCGCTCGGTAGCCATCTGCGAGACGATGAACAGTCACTGTATCTGCTGCAACAGTGTGGTCACAACATTGACGAGGCGTTACGCCGGCGACGTATCACCAACAATGCCGTGCCTGCACCGGAACAACAGATGAGCATCTGGTCGGAAGAAGAGTGCCGCAACTTTGAGAATGGTCTGCGAGTGCATGGGAAGGACTTCCACATGATCCAGCAGACGAAG GTTCgcactcggtcggtcggggagCTGGTACAGTTCTATTATCTGTGGAAGAAGACCGAACGCCACGATCTGTTCGCAAGCAAGGCACggttggagaagaaaaaatacaACCTACACCCGGGGTTAACCGATCATATGGATAGGTTTCTCGAAGAGCAGGAGAACAGTACCGGGTTCGGGGATCGTAGCTCGTCGCCGGGCTTCAACAGTCTGTACAGTAGCGCTTCGGAAGCGAAGCGGCAGCGACTGCTCGATTCGAAAG AACACACTGCCTCATCGAAGCGTGCGGCCTCGAATCTGTGA
- the LOC125952412 gene encoding syntenin-1-like, protein MSIGWEAQDLFVSSAGAAVSVADGGVIIEQGCSIKITRSTTAFGLREWLIRKGVGGKIGATVRCMEKGRFAICSVSQRSPAYVAGLRIGDELMSLGETSLRECFLSDLREPLKTNRRNHLRLCTKDRAGERYITLYKDSGKGYGFRFVQGEITFVRPNSSAEQAGLETRHHIVEVNEEVVVGLQDEDIEAIIWSSMGALTLCILPSRFYNNLLCSLYTLGSAKPLDIVEI, encoded by the exons ATGTCGATCGGTTGGGAAGCACAAGATTTGTTTGTGTCCTCCGCCGGGGCTGCAgtttctgttgctgatggcgGAGTGATCATTGAACAGGGATGTTCAATAAAGATTACGCGATCAACAACAGCATTTGGATTGCGGGAG TGGTTGATTCGTAAAGGAGTAGGTGGCAAGATTGGAGCTACCGTTCGTTGCATGGAGAAAGGTCGGTTTGCAATATGCTCCGTTTCCCAGCGATCTCCTGCGTATGTGGCAGGTCTGCGTATCGGGGACGAGTTAATGAGCTTGGGAGAAACGTCGTTAAGGGAGTGCTTCTTATCGGATTTACGTGAACCCttgaaaacaaacagacgaaACCACTTAAGACTGTGCACCAAAGACAG AGCCGGCGAACGCTACATTACGCTGTACAAGGATTCTGGAAAGGGTTATGGTTTCCGGTTTGTGCAGGGGGAAATCACGTTCGTCCGCCCTAACTCATCGGCCGAGCAGGCTGGCTTGGAGACTAGACACCACATCGTAGAGGTAAACGAGGAAGTGGTCGTTGGGCTACAGGACGAAGATATCGAGGCTATAATATGGTCCAGCATGGGAGCGCTTACTCTGTGCATATTGCCGTCCCGATTTTATAATAATCTGTTGTGTAG CTTGTATACTCTAGGCTCTGCAAAACCGCTGGACATAGTGGAGATATAA
- the LOC125952284 gene encoding integrator complex subunit 1, with product MDRGKTGTGLRGTKKQQLSHPQSELYALGSKAAGGSRDDGKTRTLVGGVSDRKREASSSVLATSPVVAKKIKLSSGSGSSLVGGSSGLVVGGTSKSSSGGDSSSSSSVLEYWEQCAMDCESVDLAATVLSAIEQQDSDSVVGYICGAIKLLISPKSKSESVLSLSLLYLARLRPHLFCNETITTALIAVLKRDGGGNAFKGRNNPTMHILACNLLARGYTDKKQWPESFIRAYIDDAINDRVWVDYEECAPFTDNIVAAFGTKIPPKWMLQPELTTLNPTSRENSLLDDEHSTDSSGLFGDALGRDPDANPPRFAHIREQIERMVMDAIKDQLNRRQGPECSTKNFLRFLSLTCGILEVRAFVVPRLEMWIHNGKLVKPVQELLTFLCYNVTGQNAKEHEVLSNLAKVRLKSKPLINIFMIGLKEMINCQPDILTPLLKYVVQNELSNAHNPNNMGMLAMMFQTKPTESAAHLAEIYQEFLVQREDVLRTLRFFLRELVKMLRYDINLPVFCKVLLQHRPDLSPPTPPNGASGSSAGGTGGGSGPSGSEFRDRIFHSIVDLVCLCMFLCVSPQIREANVSIRSGRESKSSPALSAFYQQQSMIQDQALTWMKDVVPRMFKPITAAEYKAALQKLLLLDSPETYAKGDQWPPEAERGPLLRMVSEIPLQQNVMLCLLLIGIEKEIPFSIQDTMDITEQLVRRAGSLRHIDYPPLEITDLKIIELLFKMSEYHHPDNIVLPANYEPPNLAISSLYWKTWIILLLISAHNPSTFGSFCWDQYPMLRLLMEMCITNQIAPPKPTDEELAVAALEKHHILEFENHLASNPITEQNSLLLSQLILMDPRGVARRPPNPVLDQIQQLNVSHRLGHLLCRSRKPDLLLEIIQRQGTSQSMPWLADLVQNSEGDFNHLPVQCLCEFLLANAGMIIVEASREAELLQYLQRVLQDETGEHQMMVGEILEYFLRRLSSFSSASRQSAIRGLKLLLKVFQEEHDPGAPPIETNQSGDWLLRYLPMIPPFPYVRANVIVQLRAACHVENIPELVMVYIQFVAAHTAHDGEEAMLEHVMDMSHLIVERTTVFASIIPTVTDQAEARIQTLNCLFVMFNNFLIKLRDAKSIPQSFTEYSDLLLVQFADESQCHIHLNIIQAFVILLTHSSFISVAGQILDYWFPEGAPPPQAFTIDTAEPVQILPDWLKLKMIRSNVERLVDAALQGLTPDQIVLFVQNFGTPVASMSKLLAVLDRAVIEQYEAVNAAILNKCYLAQLIEIQQARGAKYGHISVDSLGLQAALREASGEHKPDEPMATETAEPETVPAGVMEPYRIELLSGTPPVPPRRSVSSDTKPAPGVSSSKTKEIEEAVELVLTGTLKQSGAPAMAKYRKLIQRLLNSAGGSSRSRHPKAQEYAANKTVAYLGRIMKSPQGQGLIKALVQNAQTVCFFRALLETPPEKFENLNYLLHVLGEIIRFMNPISNTVLLEVLVSKRQQLIKIAQKDASNGTAGGGQVHPGTASQHPVSEAAVVDGGLLEVLTTSKAGDVERRGMLQLQRTSREELISVASTLLKDKGVVKQEPEPSTSTIGEKMEIDGSGTPMLVTDGSVDQHQCGLLVDWVADADSELIRIDKRLQMELLFSRSLSNSRPYLLSLMSHQASWATLHQTIGLLLDSFDASFDPSSVLDFVDTLTRNPRLWQGRDKAVPKHEQIEYILSLSEQQTCTFIDYILAEDAVDRTTTMTTHGGSVRRLGQRVRLLLHCLPTKYKLLPKMVAYVERQLAEPGERGRMGRQFLQQLYLHLPTMKFLLPNVGRSINGSVSATPGTGESVYEANVQNVTGGCLADRFTYYILTTIASLNNPRDFQTMSAEMELIARKLAASHPTLLLRQLPVLAALLQGRAHMDLHVLRSEYHFHLFHQVMGILELLAPLVFRDCYRDGLHNALDCFCQLLRHHGTFKESYTLIYRFVEFLQSYIATNPPTAVAFVEQYADVLCELSSQHYDLHSLQQLVQGLSMLKPRSGGESATKSDIMADLDILARSAPAIGDGSTIASTSTDRQLVPKANGSSGAAATATGLMLAPYIKNESLPMHWTELVGVLRSRDCDEIGVPLMELDALSIKRPTLLEDIFDDVVRFVQHPSPNIRQLAHNLIVRWLKQSPGCKASNETALTAFVQCLNHDALNVAYSALDKTTEYTLCLQEYAPQILTAVFNLGIGGCRINTYNALRRCVQALKKQHAG from the coding sequence ATGGATCGTGGAAAGACGGGCACCGGATTGCGGGGCACGAAAAAGCAGCAACTCAGTCACCCCCAAAGTGAGTTGTACGCTCTCGGATCGAAAGCGGCCGGCGGAAGCCGTGATGATGGCAAAACGCGGACCCTGGTCGGCGGGGTCTCGGACCGCAAACGGGAGGCCTCTTCCTCGGTGTTGGCCACCAGCCCCGTCGTCGCGAAGAAGATTAAACTATCGTCCGGATCGGGATCCAGTCTCGTCGGTGGCAGCTCCGGATTGGTCGTGGGGGGTACGAGCAAGTCCTCCTCCGGAGGGGACAGCTCCAGCTCTAGCAGCGTACTGGAGTACTGGGAGCAGTGCGCAATGGACTGCGAATCGGTCGATCTGGCCGCCACCGTTCTGTCGGCGATCGAACAGCAGGACAGCGACAGCGTCGTGGGCTACATCTGTGGGGCGATCAAGCTGCTGATTTCGCCGAAATCCAAATCCGAATCCGTCCTTTCACTCTCGTTGCTCTACCTGGCCCGGCTGAGACCGCATCTATTCTGTAacgaaaccatcaccaccgcgctGATTGCGGTGCTGAAGCGGGACGGTGGTGGAAACGCGTTCAAAGGTCGCAACAATCCGACGATGCACATTCTGGCCTGCAACCTGTTGGCCCGCGGTTACACCGATAAGAAGCAGTGGCCAGAAAGCTTTATCCGGGCGTACATCGATGACGCCATCAACGATCGTGTGTGGGTCGATTACGAGGAATGCGCCCCATTCACCGATAACATTGTGGCCGCGTTTGGCACGAAGATACCGCCAAAGTGGATGCTACAGCCAGAACTGACCACCCTGAACCCGACGTCGCGAGAAAACTCGCTCCTGGACGATGAGCACTCGACCGATTCGAGTGGTCTTTTCGGGGACGCGCTGGGTCGCGATCCCGATGCGAATCCGCCGCGGTTTGCCCATATTCGCGAACAGATCGAACGGATGGTGATGGACGCGATCAAGGATCAACTGAACCGTCGTCAGGGGCCAGAATGTTCGACGAAAaactttcttcgctttctgTCACTAACCTGTGGCATCCTAGAGGTACGCGCTTTCGTAGTGCCACGGCTCGAGATGTGGATTCACAATGGGAAGCTGGTTAAGCCCGTCCAGGAGCTGCTCACTTTCCTCTGCTACAACGTGACCGGCCAGAACGCGAAGGAACACGAAGTGCTGTCGAACTTGGCCAAGGTGCGCCTCAAATCGAAACCGCTCATCAACATCTTCATGATCGGACTGAAGGAGATGATCAATTGTCAGCCGGACATCCTGACGCCCCTGCTGAAGTACGTCGTGCAGAACGAACTCTCGAACGCGCACAACCCGAACAACATGGGCATGCTGGCCATGATGTTTCAGACGAAACCGACCGAATCGGCCGCCCACCTGGCCGAGATTTATCAGGAGTTTCTGGTGCAGCGTGAAGATGTGCTGCGCACGTTGCGGTTCTTCCTGCGCGAGCTGGTTAAAATGCTGCGCTACGATATCAATTTGCCGGTGTTCTGTAAGGTGTTGCTACAGCATCGTCCCGATCTatcgccaccgacgccaccgaaTGGAGCCAGCGGCAGTAGCGCcggcggtaccggtggcggaTCCGGTCCGAGTGGATCCGAGTTCCGTGATCGCATCTTCCATTCGATCGTCGATCTcgtctgtctgtgtatgtTCCTGTGCGTTTCACCTCAGATCCGCGAGGCTAATGTGTCGATTCGGAGTGGCCGGGAATCGAAAAGCTCACCGGCACTGAGTGCTTTCTACCAGCAGCAATCAATGATCCAGGATCAGGCCCTGACCTGGATGAAGGACGTGGTGCCACGGATGTTCAAGCCGATTACGGCCGCCGAGTATAAGGCGGCgctgcagaagctgctgctgctggattcaCCGGAAACGTACGCCAAGGGTGATCAGTGGCCACCGGAAGCCGAACGAGGGCCATTGTTACGCATGGTGTCGGAGATACCGCTGCAGCAGAACGTGATGctgtgtctgctgctgatcgggaTCGAAAAGGAAATTCCTTTCTCCATCCAGGACACGATGGACATTACGGAGCAGCTAGTGCGGCGGGCCGGCTCTCTACGCCACATCGATTACCCACCGCTGGAGATCACCGATCTTAAGATCATCGAACTGCTATTTAAAATGTCCGAATATCACCATCCGGACAACATCGTGCTACCGGCGAACTATGAGCCACCGAATTTGGCCATTTCGTCACTTTACTGGAAAACGTGGATCATCCTGCTGCTCATCTCGGCCCACAATCCCTCCACGTTCGGGTCATTCTGCTGGGACCAGTATCCGatgttgcggctgctgatggagATGTGCATCACGAACCAGATTGCACCACCGAAGCCGACGGACGAAGAGCTGGCCGTGGCGGCACTCGAGAAACATCACATCCTAGAGTTCGAGAACCATCTCGCCTCGAATCCGATTACCGAACAGAACAGTTTGCTGCTTTCGCAGCTTATCCTCATGGATCCGCGAGGTGTAGCAAGGCGTCCGCCGAACCCGGTGCTCGATCAAATACAGCAACTCAACGTGAGCCATCGGTTGGGTCATCTGCTGTGCCGAAGTCGCAAACCGGACTTACTGCTCGAGATCATTCAGCGTCAGGGGACTTCCCAATCAATGCCGTGGTTGGCCGATTTGGTGCAGAACTCGGAGGGTGACTTTAACCATCTGCCGGTACAGTGTTTGTGCGAGTTTCTGCTCGCCAACGCCGGAATGATCATCGTTGAGGCAAGCAGAGAGGCGGAACTTCTGCAGTACCTGCAACGTGTGCTGCAGGATGAAACGGGCGAACATCAGATGATGGTGGGCGAGATATTGGAGTACTTCCTGCGGCGACTGTCGTCGTTCTCGAGTGCTTCGCGCCAATCAGCTATCCGGGGGTTAAagttgctgctgaaggtgttcCAGGAGGAGCACGATCCGGGTGCACCACCCATCGAGACGAACCAATCTGGCGACTGGCTGCTGCGCTATCTGCCCATGATACCGCCCTTTCCGTATGTGCGAGCGAATGTGATCGTGCAGCTACGGGCCGCATGCCATGTCGAAAACATCCCTGAGCTAGTAATGGTGTACATACAGTTTGTGGCCGCCCATACGGCGCACGATGGCGAGGAAGCGATGCTGGAACACGTTATGGATATGTCGCATCTGATcgtcgaacgaacgaccgTATTCGCTAGCATCATCCCCACCGTGACTGATCAGGCCGAGGCGCGCATACAGACGCTCAACTGTCTTTTCGTGATGTTCAACAACTTCCTTATCAAGCTGCGCGATGCCAAGAGCATCCCACAGTCATTCACCGAGTACTcggatctgctgctggtacagtTCGCCGACGAAAGCCAGTGTCACATTCACCTCAACATCATCCAAGCGTTCGTGATACTGCTGACGCACTCATCGTTCATCTCGGTTGCGGGTCAGATACTGGATTACTGGTTCCCGGAAggtgcaccgccaccgcaagCCTTCACGATCGATACGGCAGAACCGGTGCAGATACTGCCCGATTGGCTGAAACTCAAAATGATTCGCAGCAACGTGGAACGGTTGGTGGATGCGGCCCTGCAGGGTCTGACGCCCGATCAGATTGTGCTGTTTGTACAAAACTTTGGCACGCCGGTGGCCTCGATGTCGAAACTGCTGGCCGTACTCGACCGTGCCGTTATCGAGCAGTACGAGGCGGTGAATGCGGCAATCCTGAATAAGTGTTATCTGGCTCAGCTGATCGAGATACAGCAGGCACGGGGTGCCAAGTACGGTCACATCTCCGTCGATTCGCTCGGACTGCAGGCGGCACTACGTGAGGCGTCCGGTGAGCACAAGCCCGATGAACCAATGGCCACCGAAACTGCTGAACCGGAAACAGTACCGGCCGGTGTAATGGAACCGTATCGTATCGAGCTGCTTTCGGGGACACCGCCGGTACCGCCGCGTCGTTCGGTTTCTTCAGACACGAAACCCGCCCCAGGCGTCAGCAGCTCAAAGACCAAGGAAATCGAGGAAGCAGTCGAACTGGTGCTGACTGGTACGCTGAAGCAGAGCGGTGCACCCGCCATGGCAAAGTACCGGAAGCTCATTCAACGGCTGCTCAACAGTGCCGGTGGCTCATCACGCTCGCGGCACCCGAAGGCACAGGAGTATGCGGCCAACAAGACCGTTGCCTATCTGGGACGGATAATGAAAAGTCCGCAGGGGCAGGGATTGATAAAGGCGCTAGTACAAAACGCCCAAACCGTGTGCTTCTTCCGTGCGCTACTCGAAACGCCACCGGAGAAGTTCGAAAACCTCAACTATCTGCTGCACGTACTGGGCGAGATCATACGGTTCATGAATCCCATCTCGAACACGGTGCTGCTCGAGGTGCTCGTTAGTAAGCGTCAACAGTTGATAAAGATCGCGCAGAAAGATGCATCGAATGGgacggctggtggtggtcaggtaCACCCTGGCACAGCATCACAGCACCCGGTCTCGGAAGCCGCTGTCGTCGATGGCGGTTTACTGGAGGTTCTGACAACGAGCAAGGCAGGAGACGTGGAACGGCGTGGTATGCTGCAACTACAGCGCACAAGTCGAGAGGAGCTAATCAGCGTTGCATCGACCCTATTGAAGGATAAGGGTGTCGTAAAGCAGGAACCGGAACCATCCACTAGTACGATCGGTGAGAAGATGGAGATCGACGGAAGCGGTACACCGATGCTGGTGACCGATGGTAGTGTGGATCAACATCAATGCGGGTTGCTGGTGGACTGGGTAGCTGATGCTGACTCGGAGCTGATCCGCATCGACAAGCGTTTACAGATGGAGCTCCTGTTTAGCCGTAGTTTGTCCAATTCCCGGCCCTACCTGCTTTCCCTGATGAGTCACCAGGCCAGTTGGGCTACATTGCACCAAACAATCGGTTTACTACTGGATTCCTTCGACGCTTCGTTCGATCCCAGCTCCGTGCTGGACTTTGTTGATACGCTGACTCGGAACCCGCGGCTGTGGCAGGGCCGTGACAAGGCCGTTCCGAAGCACGAACAGATCGAGTACATCTTGAGCTTGAGTGAGCAGCAAACGTGTACCTTCATCGATTACATTCTCGCCGAGGATGCGGTCGAcaggacgacaacgatgacgacacacGGTGGATCGGTCCGTCGCCTAGGCCAGCGTGTGCGGCTCCTGCTTCACTGTCTACCGACCAAGTACAAGCTTCTTCCGAAAATGGTCGCCTACGTCGAACGCCAACTAGCGGAGCCCGGTGAGCGTGGTCGTATGGGCCGCCAGTTTCTGCAGCAACTTTACCTGCATCTTCCAACGATGAAATTCCTGTTGCCCAATGTGGGCCGAAGCATTAATGGCAGCGTATCTGCGACTCCCGGGACCGGTGAGAGTGTGTATGAGGCGAATGTTCAGAATGTTACAGGCGGCTGCTTAGCCGATCGATTCACCTACTACATCCTAACGACGATCGCAAGCCTCAACAATCCGCGCGACTTCCAGACGATGTCGGCCGAGATGGAGCTAATCGCTCGCAAACTGGCTGCTTCCCATCCAACGCTTCTCTTGCGCCAGCTTCCCGTTTTGGCCGCTCTGCTACAGGGACGTGCCCATATGGATCTTCACGTGCTCCGCTCGGAGTATCACTTCCATTTGTTCCATCAGGTGATGGGTATCCTGGAGCTCCTTGCTCCGCTCGTCTTTCGCGATTGCTATCGGGACGGGCTACACAACGCGCTCGACTGTTTCTGCCAGCTGTTGCGCCATCACGGTACGTTCAAGGAGAGCTACACGTTGATCTACCGGTTCGTGGAGTTTCTGCAATCCTACATTGCCACCAATCCTCCTACGGCAGTCGCGTTCGTTGAACAGTATGCCGATGTATTGTGCGAGTTGTCATCACAGCACTACGATCTGCactcgctgcagcagcttgttCAGGGTCTCTCGATGCTCAAGCCACGCAGTGGGGGCGAATCGGCTACGAAAAGCGATATCATGGCCGATTTAGATATACTTGCTCGATCGGCGCCGGCAATCGGCGATGGATCGACGATCGCATCAACCAGTACCGATCGACAGCTCGTGCCAAAAGCGAATGGAAGCAGTGGGGCGGCTGCAACGGCGACAGGACTTATGCTGGCACCATACATCAAAAACGAGTCTCTGCCAATGCACTGGACGGAACTGGTGGGTGTGCTGCGGTCGCGTGATTGTGACGAAATAGGCGTTCCACTGATGGAGCTCGATGCGCTGTCGATCAAGCGGCCCACTCTGCTTGAGGACATTTTCGATGATGTGGTGCGTTTCGTGCAGCATCCTTCGCCAAACATACGTCAGTTAGCTCACAATTTGATCGTCCGCTGGCTGAAGCAAAGCCCGGGATGCAAGGCATCCAATGAGACCGCCTTGACGGCGTTCGTCCAGTGTTTGAATCATGATGCGCTGAACGTTGCCTACAGTGCACTGGACAAAACGACGGAATACACGCTCTGCCTGCAGGAGTATGCACCACAGATTTTGACGGCGGTCTTCAATCTCGGCATCGGCGGATGCCGGATCAACACGTACAATGCGCTCCGTCGCTGTGTTCAAGCGCTCAAGAAGCAGCATGCTGGCTAG